The proteins below are encoded in one region of Nitrosomonas ureae:
- a CDS encoding alpha-amylase/4-alpha-glucanotransferase domain-containing protein, with the protein MSQRVSLLLGVHAHQPVGNFPDVLKDAHQRCYKPFLQILYRYPDFRFSVHFSGWLLDYLLQHFPDDMALLRQMVARRQVELFGAGDTEPVLAVIPNRDRIGQIDTFSRKLAVKFGQRPQGAWLTERVWESTVVPALANCGIRYVTVDDYHFLCAGKTPEELNGYFTTEEDAHKLDLFPISESLRYKIPFSPVEETIAYLESLADHHSLNTSSAAVYFDDIEKFGIWPETYHWVYEQGWLEHFVQSVLASDKICTRHYSEYHASEKTRGIVYLPTVSYIEMNEWTLPAHSANIYAELLQQAKTSGWYEHKKAFIRGGIWKNFFSRYPESNWMHKRMLGLSARLIELPMQQRTSEMKQKLYESQANDAYWHGMFGGLYLPHLRRAVYNAMIELEALLDIRAPRPSYFTEDTDLDGVEEAYLQNGVLQAVLKLDGFASICELDAYRLKHNFGDTLRVQCEHYYQKIQAGQPDTSGGAVNGIASAHDRISYKHEINAEDIVADDHPRSLFVDRLNGTFIAYRSVAAALENNHFQSENTNYPIHKHILLDQNRLQVAYHFTAKLAHKFSTEINLAMPSCDGMGGRYICQGRIPGGFGELLELAGMTEITLDDDTLGGSVVLKASHPVTLRAHPHFSVSQSESGFEKIMQATTLLLEWPVTTQELIITLEINAR; encoded by the coding sequence ATGTCACAACGTGTTTCGTTACTTCTGGGTGTTCATGCCCATCAACCTGTCGGCAATTTTCCGGATGTGTTGAAAGATGCGCATCAGCGTTGCTACAAGCCTTTCTTGCAGATACTTTACCGTTATCCGGATTTTCGTTTTTCCGTTCATTTTTCAGGTTGGTTACTGGATTATCTGTTACAACACTTTCCTGATGATATGGCGTTATTGCGTCAAATGGTTGCGCGGCGGCAAGTGGAATTATTCGGTGCGGGTGATACTGAGCCGGTTTTGGCGGTCATTCCGAACCGGGACCGCATTGGGCAGATTGATACATTTTCCCGGAAGCTGGCGGTAAAGTTTGGTCAGCGTCCCCAGGGTGCATGGTTGACTGAACGTGTTTGGGAATCCACGGTCGTTCCTGCGTTGGCGAATTGTGGAATCCGCTATGTCACTGTAGACGATTATCATTTTTTGTGCGCCGGCAAAACACCGGAGGAACTTAATGGTTATTTCACCACTGAGGAGGATGCACATAAACTCGATTTATTTCCAATTTCTGAATCCTTGCGTTATAAAATTCCTTTTTCTCCGGTTGAAGAAACTATCGCTTATCTGGAATCATTGGCGGATCATCATTCGCTCAATACCTCTTCCGCCGCGGTTTATTTCGATGATATCGAAAAATTCGGCATCTGGCCGGAAACTTACCATTGGGTGTATGAACAAGGTTGGCTTGAGCATTTTGTCCAGAGCGTATTGGCTTCGGACAAAATCTGTACCCGGCATTACAGCGAATATCATGCCAGCGAGAAAACTCGCGGTATTGTTTATCTGCCTACGGTATCGTATATCGAAATGAATGAATGGACGTTGCCTGCGCATTCCGCCAATATTTATGCAGAACTGTTGCAGCAGGCAAAAACAAGCGGTTGGTATGAACACAAGAAAGCTTTTATCCGTGGCGGCATTTGGAAAAACTTTTTTTCCCGCTATCCGGAATCCAATTGGATGCATAAGCGCATGCTCGGGCTTTCTGCACGGCTGATTGAGTTACCGATGCAACAACGTACCAGCGAAATGAAGCAGAAACTTTACGAGTCCCAAGCAAATGATGCCTATTGGCATGGGATGTTTGGCGGTTTGTATCTCCCGCATTTACGGCGTGCTGTATACAATGCCATGATTGAACTGGAGGCGTTGCTCGATATCCGTGCGCCGCGCCCTTCGTATTTTACCGAAGATACCGACTTGGATGGTGTGGAAGAAGCTTACCTGCAGAATGGCGTGCTGCAGGCAGTGTTAAAATTAGATGGTTTTGCCAGTATTTGCGAACTGGATGCTTACCGGTTGAAACATAATTTTGGCGATACCTTGCGCGTTCAATGCGAACACTATTATCAGAAAATTCAGGCGGGACAGCCTGATACATCCGGTGGTGCCGTTAATGGTATCGCTTCGGCGCACGACCGGATCAGCTACAAGCATGAAATCAATGCGGAAGATATCGTTGCCGATGATCACCCTCGCAGCTTATTCGTTGATCGCTTGAATGGCACGTTTATTGCCTACCGCTCAGTGGCTGCAGCACTTGAAAATAACCACTTTCAATCTGAGAATACCAATTATCCGATCCATAAACACATTCTGCTGGATCAGAACCGGTTACAGGTAGCATATCATTTTACCGCTAAACTGGCGCATAAATTCAGTACCGAAATCAATCTCGCGATGCCTAGTTGTGACGGAATGGGGGGACGCTACATCTGTCAGGGAAGAATTCCTGGTGGTTTTGGTGAATTGCTTGAATTAGCGGGCATGACTGAAATCACACTGGATGACGATACGCTGGGCGGCAGCGTGGTGCTAAAAGCATCCCACCCAGTGACACTACGCGCACATCCGCATTTCTCGGTGTCGCAATCCGAAAGCGGATTTGAAAAAATTATGCAGGCCACGACACTGCTATTGGAGTGGCCGGTTACGACTCAGGAATTAATTATTACACTGGAGATTAATGCCCGGTAG
- the glgB gene encoding 1,4-alpha-glucan branching protein GlgB, which produces MTTTSKTNLLLHALINAQLHDPYAYLGLHREHTQVLVRVFRAFDAQVWIQTSVGFEPMQCIHPEGIFEWRSKSMPLMPYRLRVEAKDPKHTVYEVYDPYAFALQLSDHDLYLFNQGKLWQAYRMLGAQPVRNAGVDGMRFAVWAPNAERVSIVGDFNHWNGKMHPMKVHHASGVWELFIPELLSNIHYKFEIRNRNSGEILVKTDPYAKQYELRPNTAALIPAHSSYHWQDASWMAHRADWDWLHAPLNILEIHAGSWKRHPDGRFYTYRELAEHLLPYVLEMGFTHIELMPVSEHPLDESWGYQTTGYFAVTSRFGSPDDFRFFVDACHQGGIGVILDWVPAHFPQDTFALARFDGTALYEHEDPRLGFHQDWGTYTFNYGRNEVKSFLLSSAHFWLSEFHLDGLRVDAVASMLYLDYSRKHGEWLPNKYGGRENLEAIDFLRELNIMVHGEFPGALTLAEESTAWPGVSRPTYVGGLGFSMKWNMGWMHDTLSYMHQNPIYRRYHHEQLTFSQLYAYTENFVLPFSHDEVVHGKGSLWNKMPGDAWQKFSGVRLLLVYQMTCPGKKLNFMGNEFAQQREWRVSHELDWHLLEQQPHVGVQAAARDLNHCYQNIPALHQLDFTAEGFHWIDCQDADQSIISYLRRAMNGSFILVVLNFTPVPRTGYRIGVPAAGIYREIFNSDSTYYGGSNVGNLGNIASVSEPWMGFADSMAITLPPLAGVIFSWQELSVD; this is translated from the coding sequence GTGACGACCACGAGCAAAACCAATCTTCTGCTGCATGCACTGATCAATGCACAACTCCATGATCCCTATGCATATTTAGGTCTACATAGAGAGCATACTCAAGTTCTGGTTAGAGTATTCCGTGCTTTTGATGCGCAGGTATGGATCCAAACATCAGTTGGCTTTGAGCCGATGCAATGCATTCATCCCGAAGGAATTTTCGAATGGCGCAGCAAATCAATGCCACTCATGCCCTACCGCTTGCGCGTTGAAGCAAAAGACCCAAAGCATACCGTCTATGAAGTATATGATCCCTATGCTTTTGCGTTGCAACTTTCTGATCATGATTTATATTTATTCAATCAAGGTAAGCTATGGCAGGCTTATCGCATGCTTGGGGCTCAACCGGTTAGGAATGCAGGCGTTGATGGAATGCGCTTTGCAGTATGGGCTCCGAATGCCGAACGCGTCAGCATAGTAGGTGATTTTAATCATTGGAACGGCAAAATGCACCCGATGAAGGTGCATCACGCCAGCGGTGTATGGGAATTGTTTATTCCAGAATTACTCTCCAATATTCATTACAAATTTGAAATTCGCAATCGCAATAGCGGTGAAATTCTCGTCAAGACGGATCCCTATGCCAAGCAATACGAATTGCGCCCCAACACTGCGGCACTGATCCCTGCCCATAGCTCTTATCATTGGCAGGATGCCTCCTGGATGGCACACAGAGCCGATTGGGATTGGCTGCATGCACCGCTGAATATTCTTGAAATTCATGCCGGGTCATGGAAACGGCACCCGGACGGACGTTTCTATACCTACCGAGAACTAGCAGAGCATCTATTGCCTTACGTGCTGGAAATGGGCTTTACACATATTGAATTGATGCCCGTCTCGGAACATCCTCTGGATGAATCATGGGGTTACCAAACAACGGGATATTTTGCCGTCACCAGTCGCTTCGGCTCACCGGATGATTTCCGATTTTTCGTAGATGCTTGTCATCAGGGGGGAATCGGCGTGATTCTGGATTGGGTGCCCGCGCATTTTCCTCAGGATACTTTTGCACTGGCACGCTTTGACGGTACCGCCCTATACGAACACGAGGATCCACGCCTAGGGTTTCATCAGGATTGGGGTACTTATACCTTCAATTATGGTCGCAATGAAGTGAAATCCTTTCTTTTATCCAGCGCTCATTTTTGGTTATCCGAATTTCACTTGGATGGATTGCGTGTCGATGCAGTGGCTTCAATGCTCTATCTTGATTATTCCCGCAAGCATGGGGAATGGTTGCCAAACAAATATGGTGGACGGGAAAATCTGGAAGCAATTGATTTCCTTCGTGAACTAAATATCATGGTACATGGAGAATTTCCTGGTGCACTGACACTGGCGGAAGAATCCACTGCCTGGCCTGGAGTATCACGCCCCACTTATGTAGGTGGTTTGGGCTTTTCGATGAAATGGAATATGGGTTGGATGCACGATACACTATCTTACATGCACCAAAATCCTATCTACCGGCGCTACCATCACGAGCAGCTGACTTTCAGCCAGCTCTATGCGTATACCGAAAATTTTGTGCTACCGTTTTCGCATGACGAGGTCGTGCATGGCAAGGGCTCGCTTTGGAACAAAATGCCCGGAGATGCCTGGCAAAAATTTTCCGGCGTGCGCCTGCTATTGGTATATCAAATGACATGCCCAGGGAAAAAACTCAATTTCATGGGCAACGAATTCGCGCAACAACGCGAATGGCGCGTGAGTCACGAATTGGATTGGCATTTGTTGGAACAACAGCCACATGTCGGCGTGCAAGCTGCTGCGCGCGATTTGAATCATTGCTATCAAAATATCCCGGCTTTGCATCAACTTGACTTTACCGCTGAAGGCTTTCACTGGATCGACTGTCAAGATGCCGATCAATCAATAATCAGCTACCTGCGACGCGCGATGAACGGATCATTTATTCTGGTCGTTCTCAATTTCACTCCGGTTCCACGTACTGGCTATCGCATCGGCGTGCCCGCTGCCGGCATCTATCGGGAAATTTTTAATAGTGACTCCACTTATTATGGTGGCAGCAATGTCGGTAATTTAGGCAATATTGCCAGTGTGTCAGAACCCTGGATGGGGTTTGCCGACTCAATGGCAATTACGTTGCCACCGTTAGCGGGCGTTATTTTTTCTTGGCAGGAGTTGTCCGTTGATTAA
- the glgA gene encoding glycogen synthase GlgA, whose amino-acid sequence MPRSQKLRVLFITSEVYPLCKTGGLGDVSAALPVALRALHSDVRLLLPGYPQVMAGVQYKYKVAGFNTLSQFPPASLLSARLSLSRTESIPVFVIDCPGLYNREGGPYMDAFGHDWPDNALRFGLLSKIGAILGSDISPIAWRPHIVHCNDWQSGLTPAYLHFYSGKKAATMMTIHNLAFQGIFPPGSVVQLGLPPDSFDINGVEYYGNLSFLKAGLYYADQISTVSPNYAKEIQIEPLGFGLQGLLAARHSDLTGIINGIATTEWDPETDRYLVKNYNSKSLSNKTVNKTALQQQMGLAVDAHVPLLGVVSRLSHQKGIDLLIQIAPQLIKIPVQLVVLGSDHPELEHLLSTLAQTYPKSIAVHVGFNEALSHLIEAGIDCFLMPSRFEPCGLNQMYSQRYGTPPIVHATGGLLDTVVDCTPVTLANHTASGFVFNSMTAASLLDTIKRAVLAYHNKKTWQSLQKNGMAKDFSWNASAMAYQELYRRLLH is encoded by the coding sequence ATGCCGCGATCCCAAAAACTTCGCGTTCTGTTTATCACTTCCGAGGTGTATCCTTTATGCAAAACTGGCGGTTTGGGTGACGTCAGCGCAGCTCTGCCTGTCGCCTTACGTGCATTGCACAGCGACGTGCGGCTTTTGTTGCCTGGTTATCCACAAGTTATGGCCGGGGTTCAATACAAATATAAAGTGGCCGGATTCAATACGCTGTCACAGTTTCCACCCGCTTCTTTGCTGTCGGCCCGATTGTCGCTGAGCAGAACTGAGAGCATTCCGGTGTTTGTGATCGACTGTCCCGGGTTATATAACCGTGAAGGAGGGCCCTACATGGATGCGTTTGGTCATGACTGGCCCGATAACGCATTACGTTTCGGTCTGCTATCAAAAATTGGCGCTATTCTGGGCAGTGATATCAGTCCGATTGCCTGGCGTCCGCATATAGTTCATTGCAATGACTGGCAGAGTGGACTCACCCCGGCTTACTTGCATTTTTATTCGGGAAAAAAAGCTGCCACGATGATGACTATCCACAATCTGGCATTTCAAGGTATTTTCCCCCCTGGAAGCGTGGTGCAACTAGGGTTGCCGCCAGACAGTTTCGATATCAATGGGGTGGAGTACTATGGTAATTTATCTTTTCTCAAAGCCGGGCTATATTATGCCGACCAGATTTCTACAGTCAGCCCCAATTATGCCAAAGAAATACAGATAGAGCCGCTGGGGTTCGGGTTGCAAGGATTATTGGCTGCTCGCCATTCTGATCTCACCGGTATTATCAATGGCATTGCTACCACTGAATGGGATCCTGAAACGGATCGTTACCTAGTCAAAAACTACAATAGTAAAAGCCTGTCGAATAAGACAGTTAATAAAACTGCATTGCAACAACAAATGGGGTTGGCAGTCGATGCACATGTCCCTCTATTGGGTGTGGTCAGTCGTTTGAGCCACCAAAAAGGGATTGATCTGCTGATCCAGATTGCTCCGCAATTAATAAAAATACCCGTCCAATTGGTGGTTTTGGGCAGCGACCACCCTGAACTGGAGCACTTGCTTTCCACGCTGGCGCAAACTTATCCCAAGTCAATCGCAGTGCACGTTGGTTTTAACGAAGCTTTATCCCATTTGATTGAAGCCGGTATTGATTGTTTCCTGATGCCATCACGGTTCGAGCCCTGTGGACTGAATCAGATGTATAGTCAACGTTATGGTACCCCGCCGATAGTTCACGCCACAGGTGGTCTGCTTGATACGGTGGTGGATTGTACCCCGGTAACACTGGCAAATCATACTGCCAGCGGCTTCGTGTTCAATTCCATGACGGCAGCCAGTTTACTGGATACCATAAAGCGTGCAGTACTTGCTTATCACAATAAAAAAACCTGGCAAAGCCTGCAGAAGAATGGCATGGCCAAGGATTTCAGCTGGAACGCGAGCGCGATGGCGTATCAAGAACTTTACCGTAGGCTGCTACACTGA
- the pgi gene encoding glucose-6-phosphate isomerase, which translates to MSILTHSPAWLALQSHQSVITQQHLRELFQQDPQRFEKFSLIFNNILMDYAKHPINHETVDLLLKLAHQQKLKDWIARMFCGDKINSTEQRAVLHIALRGDQSIMVDGADVLPDVKRVLKQMERFSIAIQSGERRGYTGKMFTDIVNIGIGGSDLGPVMVTEALKPYWLKGISPHFVSNVDGTQLAGILRQLDPATTLFVIASKTFTTQETLTNAHSAREWFLSQGGNEKDIAHHFVAVSTNRAAVEKFGIDPDNMFEFWDWVGGRYSLWSAIGLPIALTVGMDHFYSLLAGAKAMDQHFATAPFEKNLPVMLGLIGIWHINFFGTASHVVLPYDQSLHRFPAYLQQLEMESNGKRTTRTGEVADYATGSVVWGKPGTNGQHAFYQLLHQGTQTVSADFLAPCQSHNPMGEHHRMLLANFFAQTEALMTGKNEQEVRAELETQGMPAESVAQLLPHKIFPGNRPTTSILFRKLDPQTLGSLIAMYEHKVFVQSVIWNINPFDQWGVELGKQLAGKILAELGHRDPVISHDSSTNGLINYFKANQ; encoded by the coding sequence ATGTCTATTCTTACGCACTCACCTGCTTGGTTAGCTTTACAGTCGCATCAATCAGTTATAACACAACAGCATTTGCGCGAATTGTTTCAACAAGATCCGCAACGTTTCGAAAAATTTTCTCTGATTTTCAATAATATTCTGATGGATTATGCCAAGCATCCGATCAATCATGAAACCGTTGATTTATTACTGAAGTTGGCGCATCAACAAAAGCTAAAAGATTGGATTGCACGGATGTTTTGCGGGGATAAAATCAATTCGACCGAGCAACGCGCGGTGCTGCATATTGCATTACGGGGTGATCAATCCATCATGGTTGATGGCGCGGATGTGTTGCCGGATGTTAAACGTGTTCTGAAGCAGATGGAACGTTTCTCGATTGCGATTCAAAGTGGCGAACGCAGAGGTTATACCGGAAAAATGTTTACCGATATTGTTAATATCGGTATCGGTGGGTCGGATCTGGGTCCAGTGATGGTGACTGAAGCCCTGAAACCTTATTGGTTGAAGGGCATTTCTCCACACTTTGTTTCAAATGTTGATGGCACACAGCTAGCCGGTATTTTGCGTCAACTCGATCCAGCTACGACACTTTTTGTTATTGCCTCAAAAACATTTACGACTCAGGAAACTCTGACCAATGCGCATTCCGCGCGAGAATGGTTTTTGTCCCAGGGGGGCAATGAAAAAGATATCGCGCATCATTTTGTAGCGGTTTCGACCAATCGTGCCGCAGTGGAAAAATTTGGCATTGATCCGGATAACATGTTTGAATTCTGGGATTGGGTTGGAGGGCGCTATTCATTATGGTCGGCTATCGGATTGCCGATTGCCCTGACTGTCGGTATGGATCATTTTTATTCTTTGCTGGCGGGTGCGAAAGCAATGGATCAGCATTTCGCTACGGCTCCTTTCGAGAAAAATTTGCCGGTCATGCTGGGTTTAATAGGTATCTGGCACATCAATTTTTTCGGCACAGCTTCTCATGTTGTACTGCCCTATGATCAATCGTTGCATCGTTTCCCCGCTTATTTGCAGCAACTGGAAATGGAGAGTAATGGCAAACGCACCACCCGCACCGGTGAAGTGGCCGATTATGCTACCGGATCGGTTGTGTGGGGGAAGCCTGGAACCAATGGCCAGCATGCTTTCTACCAATTGTTACATCAAGGCACGCAAACCGTCTCAGCTGATTTCCTGGCGCCTTGCCAAAGTCATAATCCCATGGGTGAACATCATCGTATGTTATTGGCGAATTTTTTTGCGCAAACAGAAGCGTTGATGACCGGTAAAAATGAACAGGAAGTGCGCGCCGAACTTGAAACGCAAGGTATGCCTGCAGAATCCGTAGCGCAATTGCTGCCGCATAAGATTTTTCCCGGAAATCGTCCCACCACCTCCATTTTATTCAGGAAACTGGATCCGCAGACATTAGGTTCATTGATTGCAATGTATGAGCATAAAGTTTTTGTACAAAGCGTAATATGGAATATTAACCCGTTCGATCAATGGGGCGTGGAACTGGGCAAGCAGCTTGCCGGAAAAATTCTGGCTGAATTGGGACACCGGGACCCTGTGATATCGCATGATTCATCCACCAATGGATTGATTAATTATTTCAAGGCTAATCAGTAG
- the glgC gene encoding glucose-1-phosphate adenylyltransferase — protein MDKTKLTHAQSQAEYKSSSRFQSNISHETLALILAGGRGSRLHQLTDWRAKPAVPFGGKFRIIDFPLSNCVNSGFRRIGVVTQYKAQSLIRHIQHGWSFLDGRFKEFVELLPAQQRTVEETWYQGTADAIFQNIDILLRHDAKYVLILGGDHIYKMDYSKLLAEHIEKSADMTVACLEIPLQEASAFGVMGISDQWRVTSFAEKPAHPVPIPGQPEKALVSMGIYVFNADFLYEQLIRDHQDHDSSHDFGKDIIPYLVSRYRVFAHRFMSSCVNMASGIPYWRDVGTVDAYWEANVDLISVTPQLNLYDEDWPIWTHQEQLPPAKFVFDDDDRRGHALDSSVSGGCIISGATVRRSLLFSNVKVNSYSYVEDSVILPNVEIGRHAHLRRVVVEKKCVIPEGLVIGFDPEQDRKRFYVTEKGITLITPEMLGQEIHKIC, from the coding sequence ATGGATAAAACTAAACTTACACATGCACAATCCCAGGCGGAGTACAAATCCAGCAGCCGCTTTCAGAGCAACATTTCACATGAGACACTCGCATTAATATTGGCGGGCGGGCGCGGTAGCCGTTTGCACCAGTTGACCGACTGGCGTGCTAAGCCCGCTGTCCCTTTTGGGGGGAAGTTTCGTATTATTGATTTTCCTTTGTCAAATTGTGTCAACTCGGGTTTTCGACGTATTGGTGTCGTGACACAATATAAAGCACAGAGCCTGATTCGTCATATTCAGCATGGCTGGAGTTTTCTCGATGGACGTTTTAAGGAGTTTGTCGAATTGCTCCCCGCGCAACAACGAACTGTCGAAGAAACATGGTATCAAGGAACTGCTGACGCGATATTTCAGAATATCGATATTTTATTGCGCCATGATGCTAAATATGTGTTGATTCTGGGTGGGGATCATATCTATAAAATGGATTACAGTAAGCTGTTGGCTGAGCATATTGAAAAATCAGCAGATATGACGGTAGCGTGTCTTGAGATCCCACTGCAAGAAGCGAGCGCCTTTGGTGTTATGGGTATCAGCGATCAATGGCGGGTAACGAGTTTTGCTGAGAAACCGGCTCATCCTGTGCCAATACCCGGCCAACCTGAGAAAGCTCTGGTGAGTATGGGTATTTATGTATTTAATGCCGATTTTCTCTACGAGCAATTAATTCGTGATCATCAGGATCATGATTCGTCGCATGACTTTGGTAAGGATATAATCCCGTATCTGGTGTCCCGTTATCGCGTCTTTGCCCATCGATTCATGAGCAGCTGCGTTAATATGGCATCCGGGATACCGTACTGGCGTGATGTTGGAACAGTGGATGCATACTGGGAAGCTAATGTTGATCTGATTTCTGTTACACCACAGCTTAATCTGTACGATGAGGACTGGCCCATTTGGACACACCAGGAACAACTTCCTCCGGCAAAGTTTGTATTCGATGACGATGATCGGCGTGGTCATGCGTTGGATTCATCCGTATCCGGCGGCTGTATTATCAGCGGTGCCACGGTTCGTCGTTCTTTATTGTTCTCCAACGTAAAAGTTAATAGTTACAGCTATGTAGAAGATTCGGTCATACTTCCTAATGTGGAAATTGGCCGGCATGCGCATCTGCGGCGTGTGGTTGTGGAAAAAAAATGCGTGATTCCTGAAGGATTAGTTATTGGATTTGATCCTGAACAGGACCGCAAGCGATTTTATGTGACCGAGAAAGGTATTACATTAATTACACCGGAAATGCTAGGGCAGGAAATACATAAAATATGTTAA
- a CDS encoding glycoside hydrolase family 57 protein: MKQLNLVLLWHMHQPDYRDYVTNQFVLPWVYLHAIKDYTDMAYHLESHPKTKAVVNFVPVLLDQLDDFAQQFSTKQIRCPLLRLLATPELENITMQDRLYIFDSCFLSNHENMLQPYPAYKRLHELYQVFNKVSERELKYFSGQYLADLLVWYHLAWMGESVRRNNEFVMKLMTKNQEFNYEDRLQLFTLIGELIQDLIPRYRKLAESGQIELSTTPHYHPLAPLLIDFSSARDSQLDVTLPEHNVYPGGRSRVAFHLLSAITSHTQRFNEKPAGVWPAEGALSAALIKIMAKQDCQWSASGEGVLVNSLRSSFPDASLLDRNHYLYRPYRIDGESKDIICFFRDDQLSDLIGFEYSKWFGRDAAENFVQSLDHIYHSTPVEGDPVVSVILDGENAWESYPYNGFYFLDDLYHLLDDHPYIRTTTYRDYLASVEVNAIEALPTLAAGSWVYGTFSTWIGDKEKNCAWDMLCAAKHSFDLVMQSERLTEEEKNQASRQLASCESSDWFWWFGDYNPAHSVASFDQLFRKNLMNLYHLLKLPIPSAILEPVSKGNEWSEDSGAMRRSSSNAD; encoded by the coding sequence ATGAAGCAATTAAATCTCGTTTTGCTGTGGCATATGCATCAACCGGACTATCGGGATTACGTCACCAATCAATTTGTGTTGCCTTGGGTGTACCTGCATGCCATCAAGGACTATACCGATATGGCTTATCATTTGGAGTCGCACCCAAAGACCAAAGCAGTTGTCAATTTTGTTCCGGTGCTTCTGGATCAGCTGGATGATTTCGCGCAGCAATTTTCCACCAAGCAAATACGTTGTCCTTTGTTGCGCTTGCTAGCGACACCCGAGCTCGAAAATATCACGATGCAGGATCGTTTGTATATATTCGACAGCTGCTTTCTCAGCAATCATGAGAACATGCTGCAGCCGTATCCGGCTTATAAGCGTCTACATGAACTCTATCAAGTCTTCAACAAAGTGAGCGAGCGTGAGTTAAAATATTTTTCCGGACAATATTTGGCTGATTTGCTGGTTTGGTATCACTTGGCGTGGATGGGGGAAAGTGTACGGCGAAATAACGAATTTGTGATGAAATTAATGACTAAGAACCAGGAATTTAACTATGAGGATAGGCTGCAGCTCTTCACTTTGATCGGTGAATTAATTCAGGATCTGATTCCACGTTATCGCAAGCTTGCTGAATCAGGTCAGATTGAATTATCCACCACACCCCATTATCATCCGCTTGCGCCGCTCCTGATTGATTTTTCTTCTGCCCGGGATAGTCAACTCGATGTCACTTTGCCTGAGCATAATGTCTATCCAGGTGGGCGTAGCCGCGTGGCATTTCATTTGTTGTCTGCAATCACCAGCCACACTCAGCGTTTTAATGAAAAACCTGCCGGTGTCTGGCCTGCTGAAGGGGCTTTATCCGCTGCATTAATAAAAATTATGGCAAAGCAAGATTGTCAGTGGAGTGCTAGCGGAGAAGGTGTGCTAGTCAATAGCTTGCGCTCATCATTTCCTGATGCGTCACTGCTGGATCGCAATCACTATTTATATCGTCCTTACCGGATAGACGGAGAATCAAAAGATATCATCTGCTTTTTTCGTGATGATCAATTATCTGACTTGATCGGTTTCGAATATTCCAAATGGTTTGGTCGTGATGCTGCGGAAAATTTTGTGCAATCCTTGGATCACATTTATCACAGTACACCTGTTGAGGGGGATCCGGTTGTCAGCGTTATACTGGATGGAGAGAACGCCTGGGAGTCATACCCATATAACGGATTTTATTTTCTTGATGATCTTTATCATTTGCTCGATGATCATCCGTATATCCGTACTACAACTTATCGGGATTATCTTGCATCTGTTGAAGTCAATGCTATTGAAGCACTGCCTACGCTAGCAGCCGGTAGCTGGGTATATGGAACATTCTCGACTTGGATTGGGGACAAGGAAAAGAACTGTGCGTGGGACATGCTCTGTGCGGCTAAACATAGTTTTGATCTGGTGATGCAAAGCGAGCGTTTGACTGAAGAGGAAAAAAATCAGGCTAGTCGGCAGTTGGCATCCTGTGAAAGCTCAGATTGGTTTTGGTGGTTTGGTGATTACAATCCCGCGCATTCCGTAGCAAGTTTCGACCAGTTGTTTAGGAAAAATCTGATGAATCTTTATCATTTGCTTAAACTGCCGATACCATCCGCAATTCTTGAGCCTGTTAGTAAAGGTAATGAATGGAGTGAAGACAGTGGAGCAATGCGGCGATCCTCATCAAACGCGGATTAA
- the sugE gene encoding quaternary ammonium compound efflux SMR transporter SugE: MAWAILIAAGLFEVGWAIGLKYTEGFTQLWPTIGTILAIIISLWLLGIAMQSLPVGTAYSIWVGVGVVGTVTLGIVLFGEPVNAARLISVALIITGIIGLKLTTPS, from the coding sequence ATGGCTTGGGCTATTCTTATTGCTGCGGGGCTGTTTGAAGTTGGTTGGGCGATCGGATTGAAGTATACGGAAGGTTTCACGCAATTGTGGCCCACGATCGGAACGATTCTTGCGATCATCATCAGTCTTTGGTTGCTGGGCATTGCCATGCAATCACTTCCGGTTGGTACGGCCTATAGCATTTGGGTAGGCGTGGGCGTGGTTGGTACCGTGACTCTCGGGATCGTTCTGTTTGGCGAGCCCGTGAATGCGGCACGTTTAATCAGTGTTGCGCTCATCATTACAGGTATCATCGGCCTTAAGCTCACCACACCAAGCTAA